The following are encoded together in the Phaseolus vulgaris cultivar G19833 chromosome 9, P. vulgaris v2.0, whole genome shotgun sequence genome:
- the LOC137820660 gene encoding uncharacterized protein, whose amino-acid sequence MQLGFLQNGSDLSPGKSLDESFRKSSSVISASTVSGTSGLSKILPISRRVLKGLKEYGRKLVDLELFTQYLEEWVLENLNGDSADGMQNFRSPFTTDELCKLDLALEGVPFQQLVRMPIFSDISDELIEDQYLAAEDFLHAIIIGLWRTFWHKSGPLPLCVSCPSHVGSKFSSVEKAISRGRLREMRGLALLSKTVTDSRFKWDHMVEFALFKPEAFLDNDSRLSVGTICEALFYGFHILVSRSLSKISSVNSDSVFLLVLDSKCGAVMKFSGDLGKLDLLNSSDPYLSVAEWIKTYAEIGITPMEPIWNRLGNPNWGDIGTLQVLLATFYSIAQWNGPPRKSVATLISDHSLRLQKRRTECCIIDTENALVPYHATTDYQAGEIVELDHNELFSNGQSSRLKLRCGDILVLDDPQQGQKSFQIHESLVGGNYYLYSAVCLDHPSQLLTLYVGAHPSRLEPSLEDMSLWYQVQRQTKVLNILRNQGILSKYLPEIVASGRILHSGPCSKESPGGRCDHPWCGTPILVTSPRGEPLSSVAANEGSFSADEATRLCRDCLAALRSAAMANVQHGDICPENIIRVVEKQGVRRTKASMYVPISWGRAVLEDRDSPAINLQFSSSHALQHGKLCPSSDAESIVYILYFICGGTMSLQDSIESALQWRERSWAKRLIQQHIGQVSALLKAFADYVDSLCGTPYPVDYDIWLKRLNKAVEGSADKGKGIEEVPITLRLEDAAGSSGASGP is encoded by the exons ATGCAATTAG GATTTCTGCAAAATGGATCGGATTTATCTCCTGGAAAAAGTCTGGATGAAAGTTTCAGGAAGTCCAGCTCTG TTATTTCTGCTAGTACTGTCTCGGGGACCTCAGGATTGAGCAAAATTCTTCCTATTTCCAGAAGAGTGTTGAAGGGGCTCAAGGAATATGGAAGGAAACTGGTTGACCTCGAGTTATTCACTCAATATCTTGAGGAGTGGGTTTTAGAGAATCTAAATGGTGATTCAGCAGATGGGATGCAAAATTTTCGTTCTCCTTTCACAACTGATGAATTATGCAAACTTGATTTGGCATTAGAGGGGGTTCCATTTCAGCAACTCGTCCGAATGCCAATCTTCTCTGACATTTCGGATGAGCTTATAGAAGATCAGTATTTAGCTGCAGAAGATTTCCTTCATGCCATTATCATTGGACTCTGGCGTACATTTTGGCATAAAAGTGGACCACTGCCATTGTGTGTTTCTTGCCCCTCTCATGTTGGTTCGAAGTTCAGCAGTGTTGAGAAGGCAATATCCAGGGGCAGGCTGAGGGAAATGCGTGGTTTGGCTTTACTATCAAAAACTGTAACTGATTCAAGATTTAAATGGGATCATATGGTAGAGTTTGCCTTATTCAAGCCAGAAGCATTCTTGGACAATGATTCAAGACTATCAGTCGGCACTATTTGTGAAGCTCTCTTTTATGGTTTCCATATTCTCGTTTCTCGGAGTTTGAGCAAAATTAGTTCTGTCAATAGTGACTCTGTTTTCCTTCTAGTTCTAGATTCCAAATGTGGAGCAGTGATGAAGTTCAGTGGTGACCTTGGCAAACTGGATTTGTTGAATTCAAGCGATCCATATTTATCTGTAGCTGAATGGATCAAAACTTATGCTGAAATTGGCATCACCCCAATGGAACCAATATGGAACCGATTAGGAAATCCAAACTGGGGGGATATAGGAACTCTACAGGTACTATTAGCAACTTTCTACTCCATTGCACAATGGAATGGACCGCCACGAAAATCAGTAGCCACGCTGATTTCAGATCACAGCCTCCGCCTTCAAAAGCGGAGGACAGAATGCTGTATCATTGACACTGAAAATGCACTGGTTCCTTATCATGCGACAACTGACTATCAAGCTGGAGAGATAGTTGAACTTGATCACAATGAACTATTTTCCAATGGCCAATCATCACGTCTGAAGCTCAGGTGTGGAGACATATTGGTCTTGGATGATCCACAGCAGGGACAGAAAAGCTTCCAAATTCATGAATCTCTTGTGGGAGGGAACTATTATCTCTACAGTGCAGTTTGTCTTGATCATCCCTCACAGTTATTGACTTTATACGTGGGTGCTCACCCATCTAGACTTGAGCCTTCTTTGGAGGACATGAGCCTTTGGTACCAAGTGCAACGCCAAACAAAAGTTCTAAACATTTTGAGGAATCAGGGAATCCTGAGCAAATACTTACCTGAAATTGTTGCTTCTGGTAGGATTTTACATTCTGGACCTTGTAGTAAAGAGAGCCCTGGGGGAAGGTGTGATCACCCTTGGTGTGGGACTCCAATACTGGTGACATCTCCAAGAGGGGAGCCACTGTCATCTGTAGCTGCTAATGAGGGGTCATTTTCTGCAGATGAAGCAACGCGCTTGTGCCGGGACTGTCTGGCTGCTCTAAGAAGTGCAGCCATGGCTAATGTCCAGCATGGTGATATTTGTCCCGAGAACATAATACGCGTTGTTGAGAAACAAGGTGTTAGAAGAACCAAAGCTAGTATGTATGTGCCCATATCTTGGGGGCGTGCCGTGCTGGAAGATAGGGACAGCCCTGCAATAAATTTGCAATTTTCTTCATCTCATGCACTTCAGCATGGGAAGCTGTGTCCTTCTTCTGATGCTGAAAGCATTGTCTACATCCTCTATTTTATTTGTGGAGGGACTATGTCTCTACAAGATTCTATCGAATCTGCTTTACAATGGAGAGAGAGAAGCTGGGCAAAGCGTTTGATCCAGCAGCATATTGGTCAGGTTTCTGCTCTCTTGAAAGCATTTGCTGATTATGTGGATAGCCTTTGTGGAACTCCATACCCTGTTGACTATGATATATGGTTGAAAAGATTGAACAAGGCTGTGGAAGGCTCAGCAGATAAAGGTAAAGGGATTGAAGAAGTACCAATAACATTAAGATTAGAGGATGCTGCTGGGTCTTCAGGAGCTTCTGGCCCTTGA